In Aedes albopictus strain Foshan chromosome 3, AalbF5, whole genome shotgun sequence, the following are encoded in one genomic region:
- the LOC109404964 gene encoding GAS2-like protein pickled eggs — MVRVSEGKYRIGDTKVLIFVRILRSHVMVRVGGGWDTLSHYLDKHDPCRCKAQHRSSVAARLITKTNQSNNGIELHKAQVVYERSPTPSWKANTHTAQTGSPNMDSLGSTLSPPSRARSRSRSPSAQRKITHNNESTTAATAHEKGYLASPNLTRRSMSPSPRRLDMKKKQNSLDSSSTVVAAAPAQATTTVHNSGSNQLHQATVHFECDRDGSIITNTDSSKTESSSEDKTSKYENISDNGSEISDEGYRSLGIIQANGTAATSQAQKRVSLYSQASNEDAEISVHLEQTNSDSQVTPTDDSSSKANDEDLTTISDEGTAKSDDVDKIAELPDTVDSVGTPESNFAKSGVFITDDEITIDIASSTGLRKTGFSENLYDPNSPVTPKSTTTASKIPKSPLPSRRKSAEGSSTAASDKASTLNRKIPTYRSVRKVNPSPDQKDNTWSGRTTKQRTPLAADTFDTKANSTQVPLSRNSPVRTSQYDKNGRKIKPVSNSVNTSPSKTGPTSALAQQLMEAAAGAQNDTQIIEKVKQLLSRYSSNQPMTPGGSEYDDFTTAWVNNNGVVDRNISNSPKTQSKRSSTVSTTSEGANCKEIPSVMSPRRDNKGMSKIPAPVRSNTGLY, encoded by the exons ATGGTACGAGTATCGGAAGGAAAATATCGTATCGGAGATACCAAAGTGCTTATTTTTGTTCGG ATTCTACGGTCGCACGTAATGGTTCGGGTCGGCGGAGGTTGGGACACGCTTTCGCACTACTTGGATAAGCACGACCCGTGTCGGTGTAAGGCGCAGCATCGCTCATCGGTGGCCGCAAGACTAATTACCAAAACAAACCAGTCGAACAACGGCATTGAGCTGCACAAGGCACAGGTGGTTTACGAGCG ATCACCAACGCCGTCATGGAAGGCAAATACCCATACCGCACAGACTGGATCGCCCAATATGGATAGCCTGGGCAGTACGTTGTCGCCGCCATCCCGCGCGCGCAGTCGCAGCCGCAGTCCAAGTGCTCAGCGTAAAATTACCCATAACAATGAATCGACGACGGCGGCAACC GCACACGAGAAGGGCTACCTCGCTTCTCCAAATTTGACTCGCCGTTCGATGTCGCCTAGTCCCCGTCGCTTAGATATGAAGAAAAAGCAAAACTCGCTGGATTCGAGTTCGACGGTagtagcagcagcaccagcacaaGCAACTACTACCGTTCATAATAGCGGAAGCAATCAACTGCACCAAGCAACGGTCCACTTTGAGTGCGATCGTGACGGTTCTATTATAACTAATACTGATAGCAGCAAGACTGAGTCCTCCAGTGAGGACAAAACGAGCAAATACGAGAACATCAGTGACAACGGCAGCGAAATCAGCGACGAGGGTTATCGCAGTTTGGGAATAATACAGGCCAACGGAACGGCGGCGACGAGCCAAGCACAAAAGCGAGTGTCCTTGTACAGCCAAGCCTCGAACGAAGATGCTGAAATTAGCG TGCATCTCGAGCAAACAAACTCGGACTCGCAAGTAACGCCAACGGACGACAGTAGTTCGAAAGCAAATGATGAGGATCTCACCACAATCTCGGATGAGGGGACAGCAAAATCCGACGACGTTGACAAAATCGCAGAATTGCCGGACACTGTAGATTCCGTGGGCACTCCAGAGTCGAATTTTGCAAAATCCGGCGTGTTCATCACTGATGATGAGATCACAATCGATATCGCTAGCAGCACTGGCCTAAGAAAGActggattttccgaaaatttgTATGATCCAAACAGTCCGGTAACGCCCAAGTCAACGACTACGGCTTCAAAGATTCCCAAGTCGCCCTTGCCGTCGCGACGCAAAAGTGCGGAAGGGTCTTCAACGGCCGCCAGTGACAAGGCATCTACGTTGAATAGGAAGATTCCCACATACCGATCCGTTCGTAAGGTGAACCCATCACCCGACCAGAAAGATAACACTTGGAGTGGCAGGACCACCAAGCAAAGAACACCTCTCGCAGCAGACACTTTTGATACCAAAGCAAACTCTACACAAGTTCCACTATCCCGTAACTCTCCAGTGAGGACATCCCAGTACGACAAGAATGGCCGGAAGATTAAGCCTGTTAGCAATTCGGTAAACACATCTCCTAGCAAAACCGGACCAACGTCGGCCTTGGCACAGCAACTTATGGAAGCGGCAGCGGGTGCTCAAAATGATACGCAAATCATTGAAAAGGTGAAACAACTGCTCTCTAGATATTCATCGAATCAACCCATGACACCGGGCGGAAGCGAGTATGACGACTTCACCACCGCGTGGGTCAACAACAACGGAGTAGTTGACCGCAACATAAGCAATTCGCCGAAAACGCAGTCCAAGCGAAGCTCTACCGTTTCCACTACGTCCGAAGGCGCAAACTGCAAGGAAATTCCCTCGGTCATGTCACCACGGCGGGACAATAAGGGTATGTCGAAGATTCCGGCACCGGTTCGGTCCAACACCGGTCTGTACTGA